In Lathyrus oleraceus cultivar Zhongwan6 chromosome 2, CAAS_Psat_ZW6_1.0, whole genome shotgun sequence, the DNA window AAATCATCTGCTTGCCTTGATCGAGTTGATGTTCTTGTTTCCCTTGCTGCAACTAGGGTTGATGCTTATGTTTTGGAGGGTGATTTCCCGTGCTTGGCTCGCCTGATAACTGGAGTTGAAATTTTTTATGCTCTCAATTTCATTCTTGGCATTCTTATAGAAAATGGTCAATTGGATCTTCTTCTTCAAAAGTATTCTGCTGCTGCCGACACAAACACAGGCACTGCTGAGGCTGTCAGAGGTTTTCGAATGGCCGTTCTTACATCTTTGAAGCATTTCAACCCTAATGACCTTGATGCATTTGCCCTGGTTTGTATTTAATTTCTATATTGATGAAATGCTGGCTACTGAGCTTTGTCTGTAGATTGATGGTTGTGTGTTGCTTACATTCAAATACAATTAATTAGTTAATTATATTTCAATGTTGCATACTGTTTCGAAGCATCTACTTAAGAAGTGTGCGCGTTGCATTTTTCACTTGCTCAtatagttttttttctttttgtttctCTGTTCCCGGAGTCATTGTTGCTTAACATCTTTCATTTGTCTTCTTTACAGGTCTATACTCATTTTGATATGAAACATGAGACGGCCACTCTTTTAGAGTCCAGAGCAGAGCAATCATGTGAGCAGTGGTTTCGGCGTTATAACAAGGACCAGGATGAAGACTTGTTGGATTCCATGCGCTACTTCATTGAAGCTGCTGAAGTTCACTCTTCCATTGATGCTGGCAATAAAACACGGAAGGATTGTGCTCAAGCTTCCCTTCTATCCCTCCAAATACGGATGCCATATTTCCAATGGCTTTATCTATCAGAAACCAATGCTAGACAGGCATTAGTTGAGCAGTCTCGTTTCTCCAAAACCAAATAATTAGAATTGGAGAAATCACCAACAACCTCTTTAGGTATATGTGATTTAGTACTTTCAACTAGATGGTTGACTCTGACAGGGAGCTCGTTAGCAATGCCATCTTGTGATTTAAAGGAATGAGTGTTTTTATCACAAACTGTATCATTATCAACACCAATTGCATCTTCAACTTGATCTAAAAGTTCAAGCAATGCCTCCATATTTCTGAACAGCATGATCTAATTGTATATTTTAGGGATACCATCAATCATGGTTTTGCGAACATCCTTTTCATTTACTCCACATGCAAACAAGCTTTcaacatttttttttaaaaccaCTTTTGTATAACATTCCAAAAAGTTTATTGTAAGATTGTCATTTGTAAGTCCAGCCTGAAATATTTGGTGAAGCAACGTTCCACATAAAGCTGCAGTTGAATACTCACTGCTTTTTAGCCTCTCATCTAAGGCGGTTCTTCTTGGGCAACTAAAACTGGCAGAAACCCGTGTTCCAGACACAAGAATATCTTGTATGGACCTTCAGCAGCAGATGAATCAGCAGGTAGTAGAAAATGAAGCGTGAACGTAGCCATGTGGATATGAAACGTCGTGAAGACAATCGTATTGCACTTGTGAAGTCGTTTTCTCTCAGAAGATTCATCCAGATACTTCTTCTTCAAGAGTTCATATTCAGGACCGAGAAGCTGAATATAGTTCATAACATCAAGGCCGATAAAGGACTCAGTTGTGAATTTCACGTGATCAGATAATGCTACGTGCTTCTCTttgtaaattatgtattttttGTTGGATAATCTATGATTTGCAATGAATGAAAATTGGTGTTTCTTGTAGCAAGACAAGGATCTCCCTTTGCATCTTAGAAACTTCATGTATTCATGTGATGAGAcgtttttttattttattattataagtTATTCATATGCCATGTAAATTGATGAttatgattgaatgaatgaacGAAGGAATCGAACTATGAATGAGTATGTGGAAATTCTTGAATATGAATGGAACTTTTTTcaatgtgaatgaagaaaatatgaatgtagatttgaaaaatatgaaatagtaaacatgaacatgaatgaaggatatgaaggtgaatgaagaaagaatgcaaacgaGTGATTGATGGGGGGAAAATTTTTCAaggccaaaatcggggtatgacaattACCAAGGATTGAACTCTAACTGACAAACAACTCGCACCCATATAGCCCAACTAGCGAACCCATTTGAGTTACCTCACCCATCAAAAAAAAATATAAGAGAACTTTTTTTTATacaaaattaaatattttttaaatgaatATTATTTTCAGatttaaatataaattatatatatatttatctATTTATCATCCTATACGAGGGACGGTAGTGGTCAATGTTTGATATACTCCACATCGACAATTCAAAAAGTCTCTCTGTCAGAGTTCATACCCATAATTTAAAAGAATCTTTATGCATGTATCCTTATCCACGTGGGAACCAATGTTTATAGTTGTATAAGTATGTAAGGAAATTTAAGTACCCTTATCCATATGCATATATCTTGAAAAAATAAATGTGTCAATTTTAAAATACCTATCTTTTTAagattttaataaaattaaaaaggATTTCAAGCTTTTTTGTGGAGATATTAAATACATAAACATTTTTTATTGATATTCTTAATATGTTACTAgttataattttttaaaaataatatacataaaaattaatataattgTTTAAATTAAACTAAATAACCATATATTGAGTGCGTACATGGTATAGTAGATACTATGGTACCTGAGTCGCCCCGTGCCTCTTTAATTTACTATATAATTATGCAGCCCCCTGTCCATATAATTTTTAATGCATTTCAGCCTAACCGTTATGTTTTTTTAGGATTGCTTTTATATATTCATTAATGTAATGTTGATTCATATGATATTCTTCTCCTTCGATTTTATTAGTCATAAAATGGCCCATCGACTGAAGAATGACTACAAAAATTCTTTTAGAATAAAAAGACATGTCAACAAAAAAATATCCCATTGAGACCTTGCTTGCACTCAAACATATACGCTCTAATAAAATTTACAATAAAATTAAATCAATAACAAATAACAATAGAATATAATTTATTATCCAATCTTATTGATTAAATCATGATAAGACATATATCTATTCCGATATGATAAATGATTGGTTCAAAATGATAGAAGAGATACAAATACTTAGGG includes these proteins:
- the LOC127122021 gene encoding uncharacterized protein LOC127122021; the protein is MEVELLILSHHFYKSSACLDRVDVLVSLAATRVDAYVLEGDFPCLARLITGVEIFYALNFILGILIENGQLDLLLQKYSAAADTNTGTAEAVRGFRMAVLTSLKHFNPNDLDAFALVYTHFDMKHETATLLESRAEQSCEQWFRRYNKDQDEDLLDSMRYFIEAAEVHSSIDAGNKTRKDCAQASLLSLQIRMPYFQWLYLSETNARQALVEQSRFSKTK